A single Verrucomicrobiia bacterium DNA region contains:
- the cydB gene encoding cytochrome d ubiquinol oxidase subunit II: MVETWYAILSFMLVMFIILDGFAIGAGTLQYAVGKTDAERRLVLRAIGPLWSWHEVWLVSFGGTLFVAFPSVLASAFAGFYLAFFLLLWSLVLRGVSHEVSGHIDDPLWRTGWHFSFVASNILLAILIGAALGNVVRGVPLDVRGRFTLSFFTHFGVRGHVGILDWYTVSVAVFTLVTLAAHGAVALVLKTTGPVHDRAERLAKLLWDIVLVLLVVITVESGYVRPDLFPGMLRQPFAWLGVAAVLGGLLAVFIGLRNRLEKSAVMGSCAFLAGLMIAGAASVFPVMLHSTLAPENSLTAYEGAATGHGLAIALVWWPVALVLSIGYSLFIHRHYAGKVRPAEDTESPY, translated from the coding sequence ATGGTTGAAACCTGGTACGCCATCCTGTCGTTCATGCTCGTGATGTTCATCATCCTCGACGGCTTCGCCATCGGCGCGGGAACCCTGCAATACGCCGTCGGCAAGACCGACGCGGAACGAAGATTGGTCCTTCGCGCCATCGGCCCGCTCTGGAGCTGGCACGAAGTCTGGCTCGTCAGCTTCGGCGGGACGCTCTTCGTCGCCTTTCCCTCGGTCCTGGCTTCCGCCTTTGCGGGATTCTACCTGGCGTTTTTCCTTTTGCTCTGGTCGCTCGTGCTGCGTGGTGTGTCCCATGAAGTCAGCGGCCACATCGACGATCCACTGTGGCGCACCGGCTGGCATTTCTCTTTCGTGGCCTCAAACATCCTGCTCGCCATCCTCATCGGCGCCGCGCTCGGCAACGTCGTGCGGGGCGTTCCGCTGGACGTCCGTGGTCGGTTCACCCTCAGCTTCTTCACCCATTTCGGCGTGCGCGGTCACGTCGGCATCCTGGATTGGTACACGGTCTCGGTCGCGGTCTTCACCCTGGTCACACTCGCGGCCCACGGTGCGGTCGCTTTGGTATTGAAAACTACCGGCCCAGTCCACGACCGCGCCGAACGGCTCGCAAAGCTCCTTTGGGATATTGTCCTGGTGCTGCTCGTCGTGATTACGGTGGAGTCAGGATATGTGCGACCGGATCTGTTTCCGGGAATGCTGCGCCAACCATTCGCCTGGCTCGGCGTGGCCGCCGTTCTCGGCGGCCTGCTGGCGGTATTCATCGGCCTCCGCAACCGCCTGGAAAAGAGTGCTGTCATGGGTTCCTGCGCGTTCCTGGCCGGCCTGATGATCGCCGGGGCCGCCAGCGTTTTTCCCGTCATGCTCCACTCCACGCTCGCGCCAGAAAACTCCCTCACCGCGTATGAAGGCGCCGCCACGGGACACGGCCTGGCCATCGCGCTCGTCTGGTGGCCCGTCGCCTTGGTGCTGTCCATCGGTTACTCCCTCTTTATCCACCGCCACTACGCGGGCAAAGTGCGGCCAGCAGAGGACACCGAGAGCCCCTATTGA